From the genome of Nitrosomonas sp., one region includes:
- a CDS encoding sulfotransferase produces MSARGGNRVVFLLGAGRSGTTLLYKILSMHRSVAYLSNYQNRFPKWPSLAYLQYILNQFPEYKRKSWFKEHGNAYFNERRDWLRSIAPTPAEAESVYASCGIPLTPDGDYSLTARVAECLQNRFERILQMSRGQVLLTKRTANNRRIPILRQIFPDAKYIHLVRDGRAVAYSLLRVSWWNDHVLYWAGKTPRQMIAAGSNPLELAARNWFEEMQSLAQGITLIPDGQLLEVRYEELLHDPHVQLERILNFMGVAAKKDDVFWGLVESLHLEPKPEAWTHKWTESELKLVHALQGDTLRHWGFKTALLQKIRTST; encoded by the coding sequence ATGAGCGCGAGGGGGGGTAATCGCGTAGTATTTCTTCTTGGTGCTGGCCGTTCCGGTACAACGTTGCTCTATAAAATATTGTCCATGCATCGCAGTGTGGCCTATTTGAGCAACTACCAGAATCGTTTTCCGAAGTGGCCTTCCCTCGCTTATTTGCAATATATACTTAATCAGTTTCCAGAATACAAACGCAAATCATGGTTTAAAGAACACGGCAATGCTTACTTCAATGAGCGGCGCGACTGGCTGCGTTCTATTGCGCCAACGCCAGCGGAGGCGGAATCGGTTTATGCCAGTTGCGGTATTCCACTTACGCCCGATGGCGATTATTCTTTGACAGCTAGAGTGGCCGAATGCTTGCAAAATCGATTTGAGCGTATCCTTCAGATGTCCCGTGGCCAGGTTTTACTGACTAAACGCACTGCGAATAATCGCCGCATACCCATTCTCAGGCAAATATTTCCAGATGCGAAGTATATCCATTTGGTCAGGGATGGACGAGCGGTGGCTTATTCCTTATTGCGTGTGTCGTGGTGGAACGACCATGTTTTGTACTGGGCAGGAAAGACGCCGCGACAGATGATTGCGGCGGGTTCCAATCCTTTGGAGCTTGCAGCGCGGAATTGGTTTGAAGAAATGCAGTCATTAGCGCAAGGGATCACTTTGATTCCTGACGGTCAATTACTGGAGGTGCGATATGAAGAATTGTTGCACGATCCACATGTTCAATTAGAGCGCATCCTGAATTTTATGGGGGTTGCTGCAAAAAAAGATGATGTGTTTTGGGGTCTCGTGGAATCCTTGCACCTCGAACCCAAACCTGAAGCGTGGACTCATAAATGGACAGAATCGGAATTGAAATTGGTGCACGCTTTGCAAGGCGATACATTGCGTCATTGGGGATTCAAGACGGCTCTGTTGCAAAAAATCCGCACTTCAACTTAG
- a CDS encoding glycosyltransferase, with protein sequence MKLSILIKALNEEALISKCLESALNEAMKYDGEVILVDSLSTDRTIEIARRYPVRIIQFVHKADCGCASAVQLGYQYARGEYLYILDGDMELQRGFLSLALNYLESNPGVAGVAGRLLDTRIKTRSDKRRASRAAALHQITEVLDLGGGGLYRRKAIESVGYLAHRWLPACEEAELGARLRASGWRLIRLPEIAVHHTGHSENNMQMLCRLWRSHRMHAYGMYLRTAFGRPWWWLSVQQAWFVFVAFVLHAAAGILSVVGVAYSETISHVLALIVAELFIWLGVTTVLAVRKKSISDALYSVLAWHCFALALVLGFVKSISSPMIPINGRELDKHKISQ encoded by the coding sequence ATGAAACTTTCAATTTTGATCAAAGCACTTAATGAAGAAGCCTTGATATCGAAGTGTCTTGAATCAGCTTTGAACGAAGCGATGAAGTACGATGGTGAAGTAATACTAGTTGACTCGCTTTCTACAGACAGGACAATTGAGATAGCAAGACGTTATCCTGTTCGAATTATTCAGTTTGTTCACAAAGCGGATTGTGGATGTGCATCTGCTGTGCAACTTGGCTACCAATATGCTCGTGGTGAGTATCTATATATACTAGATGGAGATATGGAATTGCAACGCGGTTTCTTGTCGTTAGCGTTAAATTATCTTGAATCTAACCCTGGAGTGGCTGGTGTGGCGGGAAGGTTGCTTGATACGAGAATCAAAACCAGGAGTGATAAGCGGCGTGCTTCCAGAGCGGCGGCATTGCATCAAATTACGGAAGTTTTAGATCTTGGCGGCGGTGGATTGTACCGACGTAAAGCGATTGAATCTGTCGGCTATCTTGCGCATCGCTGGCTTCCAGCTTGTGAGGAAGCGGAATTAGGCGCTCGCTTACGGGCTTCTGGATGGCGCCTCATCCGACTTCCGGAAATAGCTGTGCATCACACCGGTCATTCTGAGAATAACATGCAGATGCTTTGTCGATTGTGGAGAAGTCACAGGATGCATGCTTATGGTATGTATCTCCGTACGGCTTTCGGGCGCCCATGGTGGTGGTTAAGTGTACAACAAGCATGGTTTGTTTTCGTTGCGTTTGTACTTCATGCCGCAGCAGGAATACTGTCAGTAGTAGGTGTGGCATATTCAGAGACAATCAGTCACGTACTTGCGCTGATAGTTGCTGAACTATTTATTTGGTTAGGGGTAACCACTGTTCTGGCAGTGAGAAAGAAAAGTATATCTGATGCGTTATATTCGGTATTGGCATGGCATTGTTTCGCACTTGCCTTAGTTTTAGGTTTTGTGAAATCAATTTCGAGTCCAATGATCCCAATTAATGGGAGAGAACTCGATAAGCATAAGATCTCGCAATAA